One region of Etheostoma cragini isolate CJK2018 chromosome 16, CSU_Ecrag_1.0, whole genome shotgun sequence genomic DNA includes:
- the LOC117959059 gene encoding mediator of RNA polymerase II transcription subunit 13-like isoform X4, giving the protein MTTTANWVANGASLEDCHSNIFSLAELTGIKWRCYSFRGSGEYGPVISAPAQDDPVLRSFMRCVQANLLCVWRRKIKPDAKELWIFWWGEEPNLSDVIHHELEVAEEGLWECGLSYECRTLLFKAIHNLLERCLMDKGFVRIGKWFFKPHELEEKSLGNSEHLSCSFSFFLHGESNVCTSVEIAQHQPAYHITEHHIRLAQTSIPPVQVILSPYGLSGTLTGQAYKMSDPAARKLMEEWSYFYPIVLQQKQGIGEKEKEEASQAYNRNCHAALEVIVGGVRMTYPAALVLIAQGDLPVDQPPPVPLAQGLSREPNLCSVPLTPPTSPQQPCSADSGFVTSVSSVPASDSNMGLASISPKHSAKKLTRQVVHQAWRECYLNQPQHVSNSPTDVAPKKEVPNGVTTWDFNDLGARASCSCSRLKQQKLNLTTTSTANPQTSANSTQSSGPSLYPPSLPKHKTSEKTEKADKQSKRPAMIPFHHRLSVTQETSLEQDSSRGPQLGGLVALEPSLEPLATLSSCKYPKPLSNGRKAPESLLHSPMSPLPPTLSPHPRVQDQVLDGPLDMPVCQDGASGLGLITSETAVYTALLKQRGNGASWWRGFRTPRTNKTDYRPCELPADKLEEVKTETPSEGTPLKRLYTQTHKRFKISEDRLRDHINTLGLFQQPGVEALREPGDDPYDFKEGDIEYTFSSSKRLKAQGREPSKKAKGEEITSNGALSDGKDAMSIFNSAPKSDESGQDDGAAKANPSLTREKDLVVNISDLDNIFDEDEEELGHSTKLPVSTEDRPLGKEGRAAVPYPSTVADLQRMFPTPPSLEQHPAFSPIMTYRDTPSQEPPAPSGAADHLLPLASTQFIEYRMDIEEGMASPGQEDIKPQIGSSMFGPFFCLPSQSLPPLKIPEQCYYRPSWALMPKMEHFPVMHPQNATFLRDGYTNMPSVNTLTDQEYGQMNATTASVGTTAGILPSPATPRFSVPTPRTPRTPRGINAASSGQGSVKQDGTELSSPVSTPSTSLPLSSVEPLARPGPSLPEAHSLYAMLLLSDSVLNVFKDRNFDSCCICACNMNVKGADVGVYIPDSTCEDQYRCMCGFSAIVNRRLAHGTGLFLEDELDIYGRTSEVGRAAERRLALCRRDPAIGDPRAKRPQDAAPTSPLVMILLQEHCSQPISSLASLHLPLSCSCHGRKGALLQSWMSEKQWADGSDACVDCFNALEQGLQYVDNHTGGKVDPAVVRSTALHSWPHTNVVDMNMLSSQDMVRILLSLQPFLQDAIQKKRTGRTWENIQHVQGPLTWQQFHKMAGRGSYGSEESPEPLPIPTVLLGYDREREFLALSPLALTFWEKLLLEPYGGQRDVAYVVLCPNSPSLLAAARAFFQELSAVYETCRLGKHRPLAQVSRDGLVHVGEEVEPEKLEELDVDQWVTGPWVGQQHTDNLSKLKLYAYACKQQLGPQLSVLPLDSNLLLPPKVQAPLNPTSSTQPTSSGQPQAWGPDGEQAPGTVSSGNATTTQGASTDIKGPSSATPSTNTPAETPELTAEQSRIGIPTVGDSMESHANPPAIVIYIVDAFLCSSGARNEGGEEEEVDEVEASSIWLLGLLRCYTEMLQTLPETMRPALVLQVVPCQYLLQPASGESHFYLQQLRSLSFSCYSQCRRLLPQQTHIKSLTGFGPVSTVNAVLKSPEHPSPLQLYTPPFILGPTRPKQPEAGEIWAELPAKYNVLFVGYCLSHDQRWILVSCTDQQGELLETSIINIDVPNRLRRPKVSARKMGLQKLWEWCIGIIQMTSLPWRIVIGRLGRLGHGELKDWSSLLGEHSLHSIGRQLREACRMCGISAADSPSILSACLVAMEPQGSFVIMPDAVTMGSVFGRSTALNLQTSQLNTPQDASCTHILVFPTSATTQLAPSSYPTEDNNDDMFDLPFPDELENDIGHDMMLITGNLHPSPNTSPVPSPGSPSGMGIGSHFQHTKSQGERLLSRDSPPEELKQQPLALGYYVSTAKANGLPHWFWASCPQAESQCPLFLKASLHHHISIAQSDELPSDKTKRNPHPLDSKTTSDVLRFVLEQYNALSWLTCTPATQDRQSCLPVHLAVLIQMYNAILNML; this is encoded by the exons TGAACACCTATCAtgctccttctccttcttcctccatGGGGAGAGCAACGTGTGCACGAGTGTGGAGATCGCTCAGCACCAGCCTGCATACCACATCACAGAACACCACATCCGCCTCGCACAGACCTCCATCCCGCCAGTACAAG TGATCCTAAGTCCATACGGCCTGAGCGGCACTCTAACAGGTCAGGCTTACAAAATGAGTGACCCGGCGGCACGGAAGCTGATGGAGGAGTGGAGCTACTTCTACCCTATAGTACTTCAGCAGAAACAGGGAATtggggaaaaggaaaaagaagaagcaagCCAAGCCTACAATCGAAACTGTCACGCGGCACTGGAGGTCATTGTAG GTGGAGTAAGGATGACCTACCCAGCTGCTTTAGTGCTGATAGCCCAGGGGGACCTACCAGTGGACCAGCCTCCACCTGTTCCTCTAGCTCAGGGCCTCAGCAGGGAACCAAATCTCTGCAGTGTGCCACTAACACCGCCAACGTCACCGCAGCAGCCCTGCTCag CGGACAGCGGCTTTGTGACCTCGGTCTCCAGTGTCCCCGCATCGGACAGCAACATGGGGCTTGCCAGCATCAGCCCAAAGCATTCTGCAAAGAAGCTAACTCGTCAGGTAGTCCATCAGGCCTGGAGGGAGTGCTATCTCAACCAGCCCCAGCACGT ATCAAATTCACCAACTGACGTGGCGCCTAAGAAGGAAGTGCCAAATGGAGTAACCACGTGGGACTTTAATGATCTGGGAGCGAGAGCATCCTGCAGCTGCTCCAG ATTGAAGCAGCAGAAGTTGAATCTGACCACCACATCCACTGCCAACCCCCAAACTAGTGCCAACTCCACTCAGTCCTCTGGGCCGTCATTATACCCTCCCTCGCTGCCCAAACATAAGACCagtgaaaagacagaaaaggctGACAAACAGTCCAAAAGGCCAGCCATGATCCCCTTCCACCACCGTCTATCAGTCACACAGGAGACCTCTCTGGAACAGGATTCTTCCCGAGGGCCCCAGCTCGGGGGTCTTGTGGCTCTGGAGCCATCCTTGGAGCCTCTGGCCACTCTTTCAAGTTGCAAGTACCCCAAACCTCTCTCCAATGGCAGAAAAGCCCCTGAGTCCCTTCTCCATTCGCCAATGTCTCCGCTTCCGCCCACACTCAGCCCACACCCACGAGTGCAGGACCAGGTCCTAGATGGACCTCTGGATATGCCTGTCTGTCAGGATGGGGCTTCAGGGTTGGGGTTGATTACCAGTGAGACAGCTGTGTATACAGCTCTGCTTAAGCAGAGAGGAAATGGAGCCAGCTGGTGGAGAGGCTTCAGGACTCCCAGGACTAATAAGACGGACTACAGACCTTGTGAACTCCCTGCTGATAAATTAGAAGAAGTGAAGACCGAGACACCAAGTGAGGGAACTCCGCTAAAGAG actatacacacagacgcacaagAGATTTAAAATCTCAGAGGATAGGTTGAGGGACCACATCAACACTTTAGGCCTGTTTCAGCAGCCAGGTGTGGAGGCACTGCGGGAGCCTGGGGATGATCCCTATGACTTCAAGGAAGGAGACATTGAGTACACTTTCTCCTCTTCCAAGAGGTTAAAGGCTCAAGGACGAGAGCCCAGCAAGAAGGCTAAG GGGGAAGAAATCACCAGCAATGGAGCACTGTCGGATGGGAAAGATGCAATGTCCATTTTTAACTCAGCTCCAAAATCAG atGAATCAGGTCAGGATGACGGAGCTGCCAAAGCCAACCCTTCTCTGACCAGAGAAAAAGATCTGGTGGTCAACATCTCTGATCTAGACAACATATTtgatgaagatgaggaagagTTGGGG CACTCAACCAAACTACCAGTATCAACAGAAGATCGCCCTCTGGGGAAAGAAGGGAGAGCTGCAGTTCCTTATCCATCAA CAGTAGCAGACCTTCAGAGGATGTTTCCCACCCCACCTTCCTTAGAGCAACACCCAGCCTTCTCTCCCATCATGACGTATCGTGACACCCCGAGCCAAGAGCCCCCAGCACCCAGCGGTGCGGCAGACCACCTGCTGCCTTTAGCCTCCACCCAGTTTATTGAATACCGGATGGACATTGAGGAGGGCATGGCCAGTCCCGGGCAGGAGGATATCAAG CCACAAATAGGCTCCTCCATGTTTGGTCCATTCTTCTGCCTACCCAGCCAGAGTTTACCACCACTCAAGATTCCTGAGCAATGCTATTATCGTCCATCCTGGGCCCTCATGCCCAAAATGGAGCATTTCCCAGTCATGCATCCCCAGAATGCTACTTTCCTTAGAGACGGATACAC aAACATGCCTAGTGTCAACACCCTCACGGACCAGGAGTACGGCCAGATGAACGCCACCACTGCCTCTGTGGGTACCACAGCTGGGATCCTTCCATCTCCTGCCACACCCCGCTTCTCTGTCCCCACTCCACGAACACCTCGTACACCGCGGGGTATTAACGCTGCAAGCTCTGGGCAGGGTTCGGTGAAGCAGGATGGTACTGAGCTCAGCTCACCAGTCTCAACGCCTTCCACCAGCCTGCCTCTTAGCTCTGTGGAGCCCCTAGCTCGACCAGGACCCTCCCTGCCTGAGGCCCACAGCCTGTACGCCATGCTCCTGCTCTCAGACTCCGTCCTAAACGTCTTCAAGGATCGCAACTTTGACAGCTGCTGTATCTGTGCCTGCAATATGAATGTCAAAGGTGCAGATGTGGGGGTTTATATCCCTGATTCCACTTGTGAAGATCAGTACCGCTGTATGTGTGGCTTCAGTGCTATTGTGAACAGGCGGCTGGCCCATGGCACAGGCCTCTTTCTGGAGGATGAGCTGGATATTTATGGTCGGACTTCTGAGGTAGGCCGGGCGGCCGAGAGGAGGCTGGCTCTTTGCCGGCGGGACCCAGCTATTGGTGACCCAAGGGCCAAGCGGCCGCAGGACGCTGCCCCTACCTCTCCATTAGTCATGATCCTTCTGCAGGAGCACTGCTCCCAACCGATTTCTTCCCTGGCATCACTGCATCTCCCCCTCAGCTGTTCCTGTCATGGCCGCAAGGGGGCACTGCTTCAAAGCTGGATGTCTGAAAAGCAGTGGGCAGATGGAAGTGATGCTTGTGTGGACTGTTTCAATGCCTTGGAACAGGGACTGCAGTATGTGGATAACCACACAGGAGGGAAAGTAGATCCAGCTGTTGTCAGAAGTACCGCACTTCACTCCTGGCCTCACACAAATG TGGTGGACATGAACATGTTGTCGTCCCAGGATATGGTCCGTATACTGCTGTCTCTGCAGCCTTTCCTGCAGGATGCTATCCAGAAGAAGAGAACAGGACGAACCTGGGAAAACATCCAGCATGTTCAGGGTCCACTCACCTGGCAGCAGTTCCATAAGATGGCTGGGAGAGGCTCCTACG gTTCGGAGGAGTCACCAGAGCCTTTGCCCATTCCTACTGTGTTACTGGGCTATGACCGGGAGAGGGAGTTCTTGGCATTGTCCCCTTTGGCGTTAACTTTTTGGGAGAAGTTGCTGCTGGAGCCTTATGGCGGGCAGCGGGATGTGGCATATGTAGTGCTGTGTCCCAATAGCCCCTCTCTGCTGGCCGCGGCCCGAGCCTTCTTCCAGGAGCTCAGTGCTGTTTACGAG ACGTGCCGTCTAGGGAAGCATCGTCCTCTGGCCCAGGTGTCCAGGGATGGCCTTGTGCATGTGGGGGAAGAAGTGGAGCCAGAAAAGCTGGAGGAGCTGGATGTGGACCAGTGGGTGACTGGTCCCTGGGTTGGacagcagcacacagacaaCCTCAGCAAACTTAAACTTTACGCCTATGCCTGCAAGCAGCAGCTTG gTCCCCAGCTGTCAGTCTTGCCTTTGGACAGCAATCTTCTGTTGCCTCCCAAAGTCCAGGCTCCCTTAAACCCTACATCCTCAACCCAGCCCACCTCATCTGGGCAGCCTCAAGCTTGGGGCCCTGATGGTGAACAAGCTCCGGGGACTGTCAGTTCAGGAAACGCTACGACAACCCAAGGAGCAAGCACTGACATTAAAGGGCCTTCCAGTGCAACACCATCAACCAACACACCAGCAGAAACCCCTGAACT TACTGCTGAGCAGTCTAGGATCGGCATCCCCACTGTGGGGGACTCAATGGAGAGCCATGCCAACCCACCAGCAATTGTTATTTATATTGTGGATGCTTTTCTGTGCTCAAGTGGAGCGAGAAATGAagggggagaagaagaagaggtcGACGAGGTAGAGGCCAGCAGCATTTGGCTATTAGGGCTTCTTCGCTGCTATACAGAGATGCTTCAGACTTTGCCGGAGACAATGAGACCAGCACTGGTGCTACAG GTGGTGCCATGCCAATACCTTCTTCAGCCGGCCAGTGGGGAGAGCCATTTCTACCTGCAACAGCTGCGCTCCCTGTCCTTCTCCTGTTACTCCCAATGCAGACGTCTGCTgccccaacaaacacacatcaagtCCTTGACTGGCTTTGGACCGGTGTCCACTGTCAATGCTGTACTTAAGAGTCCAGAA CATCCCAGCCCACTGCAGCTGTACACTCCCCCCTTTATCCTTGGTCCAACCCGTCCCAAGCAGCCAGAAGCAGGCGAGATATGGGCAGAGCTTCCTGCCAAATATAATGTGCTGTTTGTTGGATACTGCTTATCACACGATCAGCGCTGGATCCTGGTGTCCTGCACCGACCAGCAGGGGGAGCTCCTGGAGACCAGCATTATCAACATAGATGTACCCAACAG ATTGCGGCGTCCAAAAGTTTCAGCTAGGAAGATGGGACTACAGAAGCTGTGGGAATGGTGTATTGGCATCATCCAGATGACCTCACTGCCATggaggattgtgattggtcgaTTAGGCCGACTGGGGCACGGGGAGCTGAAAG ACTGGAGCTCACTCCTTGGGGAGCATTCCCTCCATTCAATAGGGCGCCAGCTGCGGGAGGCTTGTCGTATGTGTGGGATATCAGCTGCTGACTCTCCCAGCATCCTCAGTGCCTGCCTGGTAGCCATGGAGCCACAAGGTTCCTTTGTGATCATGCCTG ATGCAGTCACCATGGGCTCAGTGTTTGGCCGCAGCACTGCTCTGAACTTGCAGACCTCGCAGCTGAACACTCCTCAGGATGCTTCCTGTACACACATCCTAGTCTTCCCAACTTCTGCCACCACCCAGCTGGCACCCAGCTCCTACCCTACCGAGGACAATAATG aTGACATGTTCGATCTGCCCTTTCCTGATGAACTGGAAAACGACATTGGCCATGACATGATGCTGATAACAGGGAACCTCCACCCATCCCCCAACACCTCTCCTGTGCCATCGCCGGGCTCTCCATCTGGGATGGGAATAGGATCACATTTCCAGCACACCAAG agccAGGGAGAGCGCTTACTGTCCAGGGACAGTCCACCAGAAGAACTGAAGCAGCAGCCGCTGGCTTTGGGCTACTATGTCTCCACTGCAAAGGCAAATGGACTTCCTCACTGGTTCTGGGCCTCCTGCCCGCAGGCTGAGAGCCAGTGTCCACTCTTCCTCAAG GCCTCCCTCCACCACCACATCTCCATAGCCCAGTCTGATGAGCTGCCGTCAGACAAGACTAAGAGGAACCCTCACCCCTTAGACTCAAAGACCACCTCTGATGTGCTCAG GTTTGTATTGGAGCAGTACAACGCCCTCTCCTGGTTGACGTGCACCCCGGCCACCCAAGATCGCCAGTCCTGCCTGCCTGTCCACTTGGCTGTTCTGATCCAAATGTACAATGCCATCCTGAACATGCTTTAG